A genomic stretch from Lathyrus oleraceus cultivar Zhongwan6 chromosome 2, CAAS_Psat_ZW6_1.0, whole genome shotgun sequence includes:
- the LOC127120515 gene encoding uncharacterized protein LOC127120515, translated as MTDPTTTTVITNDDGTKSSISKPPRPKRRICFSFTTYANNLIQRLKSSNVIIEKGLSDTEFSFLESKLNITFPPDLRAILQQGLPVSLGFPNWRSSSHQQLQILLNLPVSSILRCVSDNRFWHPSWGPLPEDPLSSAERILNGAPRLIPVYRHCYIVSSPNAAGNPVFYVDHGGDVRLASFDVVGFFRDAGFLNRIEEVEDPVWAATKARSIQVWSEVADGRGERKWKWWWDDRRDELSGCMDWVLRRLREGGWKEEEIHEMMNEDEEEKEKRAPHMSVLGLKLLGAGWSREDVVYSLGVDLKEAANASIIDVGVNMNHQ; from the coding sequence ATGACCGATCCCACCACCACCACCGTCATCACCAACGACGATGGAACAAAATCATCAATTTCAAAACCACCTAGACCCAAACGAAGAATATGTTTCTCATTCACAACATACGCTAACAACCTAATACAACGTCTCAAATCCTCCAACGTTATCATTGAAAAAGGACTCTCCGACACTGAATTTTCATTTCTCGAATCAAAACTCAACATAACTTTCCCACCTGATCTTCGTGCAATTCTACAACAGGGTCTTCCAGTCTCTTTAGGCTTTCCGAATTGGCGTTCATCCTCTCATCAACAGCTTCAGATTCTTCTCAACCTTCCAGTATCTTCGATTCTCCGTTGTGTTTCGGATAACCGCTTCTGGCATCCATCGTGGGGTCCACTACCGGAAGACCCGTTAAGTTCCGCAGAAAGGATTTTGAATGGTGCACCAAGGCTTATTCCTGTGTATCGACATTGTTATATAGTTTCGTCTCCTAACGCTGCTGGGAATCCGGTTTTTTACGTTGATCATGGTGGTGATGTTAGACTAGCGAGCTTCGATGTTGTTGGGTTTTTTCGTGATGCTGGGTTTTTAAACAGGATTGAGGAAGTGGAGGATCCGGTTTGGGCGGCGACGAAGGCGAGGAGTATTCAGGTTTGGTCGGAGGTGGCGGATGGGAGAGGGGAGAGAAAATGGAAGTGGTGGTGGGATGACCGGAGAGACGAATTGAGTGGGTGTATGGATTGGGTGTTACGGAGGTTGAGGGAAGGTGGGTGGAAAGAGGAAGAGATACATGAGATGATGAATGAGGATGAAGAAGAAAAGGAGAAGCGTGCGCCGCACATGAGTGTTTTGGGGTTGAAGTTATTAGGTGCTGGATGGAGTAGAGAAGATGTAGTGTACTCGCTTGGGGTTGATTTGAAAGAAGCCGCCAACGCCTCCATCATTGATGTCGGTGTCAATATGAATCATCAGTGA